Below is a window of Pseudomonadota bacterium DNA.
TACTTTGTTCAGCGGATATTCCACAATGTCCACTGCGCCCGCCCTCTTCAGGTTCGGTATAATATCCCTTACCACTTTTTCGTCTATGACAACTTCAATTGCCACCCATTCATTGTCGGAAAGGGTAGAAACTGTTGGCGTACGGAGGCACGGGAGCGTCTTTGTCACTTCGTCCAGTCTGCTCTTCGGTAAATTCATCTTAAGTCCCACCTTTTCCTCGGCAAGAAGTGCTCCCTTCAACAATATGACAATGTTTTCCATCTTCCTTCTTTTCCACTCATCCTTCCATGAGTCCTTGTTCGCGATCAGCACTGTTTCGGATTCAAGGATGGTTTCCACAATTCTCAGGTTGTTTGCTTTGAGTGATGCCCCTGTTTCCGTAACCTCTATAATGGCATCAGCCAGAAGTGGCGGCTTTACCTCTGTCGCCCCCCAGGAAAATTCGACTGTGGCGTTTATACCCTTCTTTTTCAGGTATCTTTTGGTAAATCCTACCAGCTCTGTTGCAATCTTCTTGCCTTGCAAATCCTCCACTTTCCGTATGGGCGAGTCTATCGGCACTGCAACAACCCATTTAACACCGCGAAACCCTATCTTGCCGTACCGTAATCTTACAAGCTCTTCAACCTTTGCATTCTGTTCAAGCACCCAGTCATAGCCTGTAATACCCAGGTCAAGTATGCCGTCTTCAACATATCTTGCCATCTCCTGTGCCCGTATTACAAGCCCTTCTAACTCCGGGTCGTCTATTGAAGGCACGTAGGACCTTTCGGGAAGTTTTATATTAAAGCCCGCATTTTTGAAAAGCCTGAAGGTTGTTTCCTGTAAACTCCCCTTGGGCAAACCGATTTTTAACTTCATATTACAACTCCTTTCTTGCTTTTATGGATTCTCCGTGGGCAAAAAGGCCTTCAATCCTTGACAGCCTTATTGCATTGTCACCGTATTTGTCTAAGAATTCTTTTTCT
It encodes the following:
- the hisG gene encoding ATP phosphoribosyltransferase encodes the protein MKLKIGLPKGSLQETTFRLFKNAGFNIKLPERSYVPSIDDPELEGLVIRAQEMARYVEDGILDLGITGYDWVLEQNAKVEELVRLRYGKIGFRGVKWVVAVPIDSPIRKVEDLQGKKIATELVGFTKRYLKKKGINATVEFSWGATEVKPPLLADAIIEVTETGASLKANNLRIVETILESETVLIANKDSWKDEWKRRKMENIVILLKGALLAEEKVGLKMNLPKSRLDEVTKTLPCLRTPTVSTLSDNEWVAIEVVIDEKVVRDIIPNLKRAGAVDIVEYPLNKVIP